Proteins co-encoded in one Anguilla anguilla isolate fAngAng1 chromosome 16, fAngAng1.pri, whole genome shotgun sequence genomic window:
- the LOC118214801 gene encoding receptor-type tyrosine-protein phosphatase eta-like isoform X16: MRGLSFNGVLSTTLLGLWMFFKVSCEQSVLITGENSTTVTTISGPFAEDSESVSNATWPYPILWLNATTINTTVVVLHWHRPQGYQQGYSNRVETSGCTSAPRNQTEQDSMATITGLTPGTNCSFTVYSQVQNGIEGEPISVYQYTKPERVSPTIPNRGTSDTIEVTWLSPPGNVEKYKVNLTSNYGDNQTKFLNSSFQSWLFSGLAAGRNYTVVVTTISGPFAEDSEPVSNATYPNPPGAIHAEGQTTDSITISWGRPQGMDLGQYSFIIFCQPHQNGQNESTNNTAVLENLTSGTLYNISVVTVGPMGYHSSAATAGIYTRPYPILGLNATTINTTVVVLHWHSPQGYQQGYSYRVETSCCMPTPRNQTEQNSMATITDQNSMATITDLIPGTNCSFTVYSQVQNGIEGEPISVYQYTKPERVSPTIPNRGANDTIEVTWLSPTSNVEKYKVNLTSNYGDNQIKFLRSSFQSWLFSGLAAGRNYTAVVTTISGPFAEDSEPVSNATYPNPPGAIHAEGQTTDSITISWGRPQGMDLGQYSFIIFCHPHQNGQNESTNNTAVLENLTSGTLYNISVVTVGPMGYHSSAATAGIYTRPYPILGLNATTINTTVVVLHWHSPQGYQQGYSYRVETSCCMPTPRNQTEQNSMATITDQNSMATITDLIPGTNCSFTVYSQVQNGIEGEPISVYQYTKPERVSPTIPNRGANDTIEVTWLSPTSNVEKYKVNLTSNYGDNQIKFLRSSFQSWLFSGLAAGRNYTAVVTTISGPFAEDSEPVSNATYPNPPGAIHAEGQTTDSITISWGWPQGMDLGQYSFIIFYQASQNETTNNTAVLENLTSGTLYNISVVTVGPMGYHSSAATAGIYTKPERVSPAVSSRGTNDTIEVTWRSPRGNVEKYMVNLTSNYGDNQIKFLRSSFQSQLFSGLAAGRKYTVVVTTISGPFAEDSEPVSNATYPNPPGAIHAEGQTTDSITISWGRPQGMDLGQYSFIIFYQPHQNGQTESTNNTAVLGNLTSGTLYNISVVTVGPIGYHSSAATAGIYTRPYPILGLNATTINTTVVVLHWHRPQGYQLGYSYRVETSCCMPTPRNQTEKNSMATITDQNSMATITDLIPGTNCSFTVYSQVQNAIEGEPISVYQYTKPERVSPAVSNRGTNDTIEVTWMPPLGNVEKYMVNLTSNYGDNQSVVVSYIVPSPLFSGLTPGRKYTVVVTTISGPFAEDSEPVSNATYPNPPGAIHAEEQTTDSITISWGRPQGMDLGQYSFIIFCQPHQNGQNESTNNTAVLENLTSGTLYNISVVTVGPMGYHSSAATAGIYTRPYPILGLNATTINTTVVVLHWHRPQGYQQGYLYRVETSGCTSAPRNQTEQDSMATITGLTPGTNCSFTVYSQVQNGIEGEPISVYQYTKPERVNPAISNRGANDTIEVTWMPPPSNVEKYMLSLTSNYGNNQTKFLNSSFQSWLFSGLAAGRKYTVVVTTISGPFAEDSEPVSNATYPNPPGAIHAEGQTTDSITISWGRPQGMDLGQYSFIIFYQPHQNGQTETTNNRAVLENLTSRTLYNISVVTVGPMGYHSSAATAGIYTRPYPILGLNATTINTMVVILHWHRPQGYQQGYSYRVETSGCTSASRNQTEQDSMATITDLIPGTNCSFTVYSQVQNGIEGEPISVYQYTKPERVSPAVSNRGTNDTIEVTCLPPRGNVEKYKVNLTSNYGDNQIKFLSSSFQSQLFSGLAAGRNYTVVVTTISGPFAEDSEPVSSATYPNAPGPITVTNKTTNSVAIEWTPAPGMDRGSFSYHVTYGSSAHDLKSRDTDLNELTVRGLVSGTPYNISVATVGLFQYASQPVLRFVTTRPESVRGLQQSSTTVDMISIAWQRPVGFKPGYSYGVTVRNSTGHLIRDGSTSQLSHNWMGLSPGNRYTFGVTSRTSDGTPGSPVTISVCTDASPVVIFKCDGPNRTGPVLNLAWDSPEGANKGFSLTWGDTGSVTLPPCTGNCRHNIENLSYYTRYQVRITTLGCGETSSVHKTDCQTGITAPPEPSRSTGFAVREKKHNMFVLKFNSSILNSKNGPIVAYGILMTSNLKEFSNENNVGLQKYLNKTHDDWTKDESVPYLATALDTNVEQTRNEKSEFEVNIGSGSRWNGYTNGPLSARTTYRFALVMFTYVALANELVDASRSLFSISKFFDEDVALPENPTVITVGALAGALSAVTCFTAIAAGVYWKKATRKTPSDIPIESMRAKVGAPVRVEDYEAYHRRQSANSNCGFAEEYEELKPVGIGQCKVSAEALENKGKNRYTNVLPYESSRVKLSIQGSPYDDYINASYVPGYNCKKEFIAAQGPLPGTVDEFWRMLWEKNVRTLVMLTRCNEQGRVKCEEYWPSRTKHFKNIFVTTTSVVPLEDWTVRDFDVKNVKTAETRSLRQFHFTAWPDHGVPESTELLIDFRHLVREHMDLVSRNSPTVVHCSAGVGRTGTMIAIDHLLFQIERDSMVDLYGTVYSMRMHRALMVQTEDQYVFLHKCALDIIKSRTGTNVDLIYQNVAAVDIYENVTTIKGAAGVSRP, translated from the exons ATGAGGGGGCTGTCCTTTAACGGGGTCTTGTCTACGACGCTTCTTGGCCTTTGGATGTTTTTTAAG GTTTCATGTGAACAGTCAGTCT TAATTACAGGGGAAAACAGTACCACAGTGACCACAATCAGTGGACCATTTGCTGAAGACTCAGAGTCTGTTTCCAATGCAACAT GGCCGTATCCAATCCTTTGGTTAAATGCCACCACGATCAACACAACGGTGGTGGTTCTGCACTGGCACAGACCTCAGGGGTACCAGCAGGGATACTCAAACAGGGTGGAGACCTCCGGCTGTACTTCTGCCCCACGGAACCAGACAGAACAAGACTCCATGGCCACCATCACCGGCCTGACCCCAGGAACCAACTGCTCCTTTACCGTCTACTCCCAGGTCCAGAATGGCATTGAGGGAGAGCCTATCTCTGTGTACCAGTACACAA AGCCTGAAAGAGTGAGCCCTACCATTCCAAACAGAGGCACCAGTGACACCATTGAGGTGACATGGCTGTCTCCACCTGGCAATGTGGAAAAGTACAAGGTCAACTTGACCAGCAATTATGGAGACAACCAAACAAAGTTTCTCAACTCCAGCTTTCAGTCATGGTTATTCAGTGGCCTGGCAGCTGGGAGAAACTACACAGTCGTAGTGACCACAATCAGTGGACCCTTTGCTGAAGACTCAGAGCCTGTTTCCAATGCAACAT ATCCCAATCCACCTGGAGCTATTCATGCAGAAGGGCAGACCACTGATTCCATTACTATCAGTTGGGGTAGGCCCCAAGGCATGGACTTGGGCCAGTACAGTTTCATCATATTCTGTCAACCCCATCAAAATGGTCAAAATGAGAGCACAAACAACACTGCTGTATTGGAGAACCTGACATCCGGGACTCTGTACAACATCTCGGTGGTAACCGTAGGTCCAATGGGCTACCACAGCTCTGCAGCCACTGCAGGAATCTACACCA GGCCGTATCCCATCCTTGGGTTAAATGCCACCACCATCAACACAACGGTGGTGGTtttgcactggcacagtcccCAGGGGTACCAGCAGGGATACTCATACAGGGTGGAGACCTCCTGCTGTATGCCTACCCCACGGAACCAGACAGAGCAAAACTCCATGGCCACCATCACCGACCAAAACTCCATGGCCACCATCACCGACCTGATTCCAGGCACCAACTGCTCCTTTACCGTCTACTCCCAGGTCCAGAATGGCATTGAGGGAGAGCCCATCTCTGTGTACCAGTACACAA AACCTGAAAGAGTGAGCCCTACCATTCCAAACAGGGGTGCCAACGACACCATTGAGGTCACATGGCTGTCTCCAACTAGCAATGTGGAAAAGTACAAGGTCAACTTGACCAGCAATTATGGAGATAACCAAATAAAGTTTCTCAGGTCCAGCTTTCAGTCATGGTTATTCAGTGGTCTGGCAGCTGGGAGAAACTACACAGCCGTAGTGACCACAATCAGTGGACCCTTTGCTGAAGACTCAGAGCCTGTTTCCAATGCAACAT ATCCCAATCCACCTGGAGCTATTCATGCAGAAGGGCAGACCACTGATTCCATTACTATCAGTTGGGGTAGGCCCCAAGGCATGGACTTGGGCCAGTACAGTTTCATCATATTCTGTCATCCCCATCAAAATGGTCAAAATGAGAGCACAAACAACACTGCTGTATTGGAGAACCTGACATCCGGGACTCTGTACAACATCTCGGTGGTAACCGTAGGTCCAATGGGATACCACAGCTCTGCAGCCACTGCAGGAATCTACACCA GGCCGTATCCCATCCTTGGGTTAAATGCCACCACCATCAACACAACGGTGGTGGTtttgcactggcacagtcccCAGGGGTACCAGCAGGGATACTCATACAGGGTGGAGACCTCCTGCTGTATGCCTACCCCACGGAACCAGACAGAGCAAAACTCCATGGCCACCATCACCGACCAAAACTCCATGGCCACCATCACCGACCTGATTCCAGGCACCAACTGCTCCTTTACCGTCTACTCCCAGGTCCAGAATGGCATTGAGGGAGAGCCCATCTCTGTGTACCAGTACACAA AACCTGAAAGAGTGAGCCCTACCATTCCAAACAGGGGTGCCAACGACACCATTGAGGTCACATGGCTGTCTCCAACTAGCAATGTGGAAAAGTACAAGGTCAACTTGACCAGCAATTATGGAGATAACCAAATAAAGTTTCTCAGGTCCAGCTTTCAGTCATGGTTATTCAGTGGTCTGGCAGCTGGGAGAAACTACACAGCCGTAGTGACCACAATCAGTGGACCCTTTGCTGAAGACTCAGAGCCTGTTTCCAATGCAACAT ATCCTAATCCACCTGGAGCTATTCATGCAGAAGGGCAGACCACTGATTCCATTACTATCAGTTGGGGTTGGCCCCAAGGCATGGACTTGGGCCAGTACAGTTTCATCATATTCTATCAAGCCTCTCAAAATGAGACCACAAACAACACTGCTGTATTGGAGAACCTGACATCCGGGACTCTGTACAACATCTCGGTGGTGACCGTAGGTCCAATGGGCTACCACAGCTCTGCAGCCACTGCAGGAATCTACACCA aacctgAAAGAGTGAGCCCTGCAGTTTCAAGCAGAGGCACCAATGACACCATTGAGGTCACATGGCGTTCTCCACGCGGCAATGTGGAAAAGTACATGGTCAACTTGACCAGCAATTATGGAGATAACCAAATAAAGTTTCTCAGGTCCAGCTTTCAGTCACAGTTATTCAGTGGTCTGGCAGCTGGGAGAAAATACACAGTCGTAGTGACCACAATCAGTGGACCCTTTGCTGAAGACTCAGAGCCTGTTTCCAATGCAACAT ATCCTAATCCACCTGGAGCTATTCATGCAGAAGGGCAGACCACTGATTCCATTACTATCAGTTGGGGTCGGCCCCAAGGCATGGACTTGGGCCAGTACAGTTTCATCATATTCTATCAACCCCATCAAAATGGTCAAACTGAGAGCACAAACAACACGGCTGTATTGGGGAACCTGACATCCGGGACTCTGTACAACATCTCGGTAGTGACCGTAGGTCCAATTGGCTACCACAGCTCTGCAGCCACTGCAGGAATCTACACCA GGCCGTATCCCATCCTTGGGTTAAATGCCACCACGATCAACACAACGGTGGTGGTTTTGCACTGGCACAGACCCCAGGGGTACCAGCTGGGATACTCATACAGGGTGGAGACCTCCTGCTGTATGCCTACCCCACGGAACCAGACAGAGAAAAACTCCATGGCCACCATCACCGACCAAAACTCCATGGCCACCATCACCGACCTGATTCCAGGCACCAACTGCTCCTTTACCGTCTACTCCCAGGTCCAGAATGCCATTGAGGGAGAGCCCATCTCTGTGTACCAGTACACAA agcctgaaaGAGTGAGCCCTGCAGTTTCAAACAGAGGCACCAATGACACCATTGAGGTCACATGGATGCCTCCACTTGGCAATGTGGAAAAGTACATGGTCAACTTGACCAGCAATTATGGAGACAATCAATCAGTGGTTGTCAGCTACATCGTTCCGTCACCGTTATTCAGTGGTCTGACACCTGGGAGAAAATACACAGTCGTAGTGACCACAATCAGTGGACCCTTTGCTGAAGACTCAGAGCCTGTTTCCAATGCAACAT ATCCCAATCCACCTGGAGCTATTCATGCAGAAGAGCAGACCACTGATTCCATTACTATCAGTTGGGGTAGGCCCCAAGGCATGGACTTGGGCCAGTACAGTTTCATCATATTCTGTCAACCCCATCAAAATGGTCAAAATGAGAGCACAAACAACACGGCTGTATTGGAGAACCTGACATCCGGGACTCTGTACAACATCTCGGTGGTGACCGTAGGTCCAATGGGCTACCACAGCTCTGCAGCCACTGCAGGAATCTACACCA GGCCGTATCCCATCCTTGGGTTAAATGCCACCACGATCAACACAACGGTGGTGGTTCTGCACTGGCACAGGCCCCAGGGGTACCAGCAGGGATACTTGTACAGAGTGGAGACCTCCGGCTGTACTTCTGCCCCACGGAACCAGACAGAACAAGACTCCATGGCCACCATCACCGGCCTGACCCCAGGAACCAACTGCTCCTTTACCGTCTACTCCCAGGTCCAGAATGGCATTGAGGGAGAGCCTATCTCTGTGTACCAGTACACAA AACCTGAAAGAGTGAACCCTGCCATTTCAAACAGGGGTGCCAACGACACCATTGAGGTGACATGGATGCCTCCACCTAGCAATGTGGAAAAGTACATGCTCAGCTTGACCAGCAATTATGGAAACAACCAAACAAAGTTTCTCAACTCCAGCTTTCAGTCATGGTTATTCAGTGGTCTGGCAGCTGGGAGAAAATACACAGTCGTAGTGACCACAATCAGTGGACCCTTTGCTGAAGACTCAGAGCCTGTTTCCAATGCAACAT ATCCTAATCCACCTGGAGCTATTCATGCAGAAGGGCAGACCACTGATTCCATTACTATCAGTTGGGGTCGGCCCCAAGGCATGGACTTGGGCCAGTACAGTTTCATCATATTCTATCAACCCCATCAAAATGGTCAAACTGAGACCACAAACAACAGGGCTGTATTGGAGAACCTGACATCCAGGACTCTGTACAACATCTCGGTGGTAACCGTAGGTCCAATGGGCTACCACAGCTCTGCAGCCACTGCAGGAATCTACACCA GGCCGTATCCCATCCTTGGGTTAAATGCCACCACGATCAACACAATGGTGGTGATTCTGCACTGGCACAGGCCCCAGGGGTACCAGCAGGGATACTCATACAGGGTGGAGACCTCCGGCTGTACTTCTGCCTCACGGAACCAGACAGAACAAGACTCCATGGCCACCATCACCGACCTGATTCCAGGAACCAACTGCTCCTTTACCGTCTACTCCCAGGTCCAGAATGGCATTGAGGGAGAGCCCATCTCTGTGTACCAGTACACCA AACCTGAAAGAGTGAGCCCTGCAGTTTCAAACAGAGGCACCAATGACACCATTGAGGTGACATGCCTGCCTCCACGCGGCAATGTGGAAAAGTACAAGGTCAACTTGACCAGCAATTATGGAGATAACCAAATAAAGTTTCTCAGCTCCAGCTTTCAGTCACAGTTATTCAGTGGTCTGGCAGCTGGGAGAAACTACACAGTCGTAGTGACCACAATCAGTGGACCCTTTGCTGAAGACTCAGAGCCTGTTTCCAGTGCAACAT ATCCAAACGCTCCTGGTCCAATCACGGTCACAAACAAGACCACAAATTCAGTCGCCATAGAGTGGACGCCGGCTCCCGGCATGGACCGTGGCTCTTTCTCTTACCATGTGACCTACGGCTCGTCAGCACATGACCTTAAATCACGTGACACTGACCTCAATGAGTTAACTGTTCGTGGCCTGGTTTCTGGAACTCCGTACAACATCTCTGTGGCCACAGTCGGCCTGTTCCAGTACGCGAGTCAGCCGGTGCTCCGCTTCGTTACGACAA GACCAGAGAGCGTTCGGGGCCTTCAACAATCCTCGACCACCGTTGACATGATCAGCATAGCATGGCAGCGGCCTGTTGGGTTCAAACCCGGGTACTCTTACGGCGTGACGGTACGGAACAGCACAGGCCATCTCATCAGGGACGGAAGCACCTCACAACTGTCCCATAACTGGATGGGGCTGTCTCCCGGCAACCGCTACACTTTCGGGGTGACCTCCCGGACGTCCGACGGAACACCGGGCTCTCCCGTGACCATTTCCGTCTGTACGG atgCGTCTCCCGTTGTCATCTTCAAATGTGACGGACCCAACCGCACTGGCCCCGTGCTGAACCTAGCGTGGGACAGTCCCGAAGGCGCTAACAAAGGATTCAGTTTGACCTGGGGGGACACTGGGAGCGTGACCCTTCCCCCCTGCACAGGCAACTGCAGACACAACATCGAAAACCTCTCGTACTACACCCGGTACCAAGTGCGCATAACAACGCTTGGCTGTGGGGAAACCAGCAGTGTCCACAAAACTGACTGCCAGACGGGCATCACAG ctccACCTGAACCAAGCAGAAGCACTGGATTTGCCGTCCGAGAAAAGAAGCATAATATGTTTGTTCTGAAATTCAACTCGAGCATATTAAATAGTAAAAACGGACCAATTGTGGCTTATGGTATACTAATGACATCGAATTTGAAAG AGTTTTCTAACGAAAACAACGTTGGTTTACAAAAATACCTCAATAAAACCCACGATGACTGGACAAAAGATGAAAGTGTCCCTTATCTGGCAACCGCACTTGATACTAATGTAGAACAAACTCGAAATGAGAAATCTGAGTTTGAGGTGAACATAGGATCGGGTTCGAGGTGGAACGGATACACCAACGGACCGCTGTCGGCCAGGACAACTTACAG ATTTGCGTTAGTGATGTTTACCTACGTTGCACTAGCAAATGAATTGGTTGACGCATCACGATCCTTGTTCTCAATATCTAAGTTTTTTGACGAAGATGTCGCCCTTCCAGAAAATCCAA cggttaTTACGGTGGGGGCCTTGGCAGGAGCGCTGTCCGCAGTAACCTGTTTCACAGCCATTGCAGCCGGGGTCTACTGGAAGAA AGCTACCAGGAAGACACCTTCAGACATCCCTATCGAGTCCATGAG agcCAAAGT TGGTGCCCCTGTGCGAGTGGAGGACTATGAGGCGTACCACCGGAGGCAAAGTGCCAATTCCAACTGCGGCTTTGCCGAAGAATAtgag GAGCTGAAGCCTGTCGGCATCGGCCAGTGCAAGGTTAGCGCAGAGGCCCTGGAAAACAAGGGAAAAAACCGCTACACCAACGTCCTCCCGT ACGAATCCTCACGAGTCAAGCTGTCGATCCAGGGAAGTCCGTACGACGACTACATCAACGCCAGCTATGTCCCG GGGTACAACTGCAAGAAGGAGTTCATCGCGGCCCAGGGTCCTCTGCCCGGCACGGTGGACGAGTTCTGGCGGATGCTCTGGGAGAAGAACGTCCGCACGCTGGTCATGCTGACCAGGTGCAACGAACAGGGACGG GTGAAATGTGAAGAATACTGGCCTTCCCGgaccaaacattttaaaaacatcttcGTGACAACCACGTCTGTAGTCCCATTGGAGGACTGGACCGTCAGAGACTTTGATGTCAAAAAT GTGAAGACAGCAGAGACGCGCTCTCTGCGCCAGTTCCACTTCACAGCCTGGCCCGACCACGGGGTCCCGGAGTCCACCGAACTGCTCATCGACTTCCGCCACTTGGTGCGGGAGCACATGGACCTGGTCTCCCGAAACTCCCCCACCGTGGTGCACTGCAG tGCGGGAGTGGGCCGGACGGGCACCATGATCGCCATCGACCACCTCCTCTTCCAGATCGAGAGGGACAGCATGGTGGACCTGTACGGAACCGTGTACAGCATGCGGATGCACCGGGCCCTCATGGTCCAGACCGAG GACCAGTACGTGTTCCTGCACAAGTGTGCCTTGGACATCATCAAATCGAGGACGGGGACCAACGTGGACCTGATTTATCAGAACGTAGCAGCGGTCGACATTTACGAGAATGTTACGACCATAAAGGGGGCGGCAGGGGTCTCGAGACCATAG